In the genome of uncultured Fusobacterium sp., one region contains:
- a CDS encoding ABC transporter ATP-binding protein, with amino-acid sequence MKNNIFKKLFPYLMKYKFEFIFLIILAIIGNLLTLVGPYLVGKGINEIHFHMEKANYIQLGKISILLLFSYITGAVLTLIQNIKMNIISQDIVNTMRKDGIEKIHKFPLKYFDGISQGNIITIMINDIDNISGSLSQIGTRVVVNLLTISTALGIMLYISPSLTLIQIFLVTFTGYFLKKISKKSREKRRVQQKYLGQLNGYVDEILTGEAEVKSFSYEERAISKFRELNSNYKENAIKSLFLAGFNFPTLNFIGNLGYSLIILIGAIFMLNGKITLGGLSSFVIYSKLFNRPIASISEAYSIVQTVIVSAERFFNFIDQPEDIEKGTLNIDLNSLEGKIEFKDVNFSYNEDTPVLKDLSFKAEHGEIVAIVGPTGGGKTTIVNLLMRFYDITSGKILLDDKDIELYKKKDIRKLFGMVLQDSWLFTGTIRENISYGNSEIDFDKVVESAKLACAHDFIIKLPQGYDTVVSEDNMVLSQGQKQLITIARIIASNPKFLILDEATSGVDTRTEIRLQKAISNLVKGRTSFIIAHRLSTIKNANLILVLKDGHIIEQGTHSQLMEKNGFYHELYNTQYML; translated from the coding sequence GTGAAAAATAATATATTTAAAAAGCTTTTTCCATATCTTATGAAATATAAGTTTGAATTTATTTTCCTTATTATTCTAGCAATTATTGGGAATCTTCTTACGTTAGTTGGACCATATTTAGTTGGTAAGGGAATCAATGAAATACATTTTCATATGGAGAAAGCAAACTATATACAATTAGGAAAAATATCTATACTTTTACTTTTCTCGTATATTACAGGTGCTGTATTGACATTGATACAAAATATAAAGATGAATATTATCTCTCAAGATATTGTAAACACTATGAGAAAAGATGGAATTGAAAAGATTCATAAGTTTCCTCTTAAATATTTTGATGGGATATCTCAAGGGAATATTATAACTATTATGATAAATGATATTGATAATATTAGTGGTTCTCTATCTCAAATAGGAACTAGAGTTGTAGTAAATCTTCTTACAATATCTACTGCCTTAGGGATTATGCTGTATATAAGTCCATCTTTAACTTTAATACAGATATTTTTAGTTACTTTTACTGGATATTTTTTAAAGAAAATTTCTAAAAAAAGTAGAGAAAAAAGAAGAGTTCAACAAAAATATTTAGGGCAATTAAATGGGTATGTTGATGAGATATTAACTGGAGAAGCAGAAGTTAAATCTTTTTCTTATGAAGAGAGAGCTATCTCTAAATTCCGTGAATTAAACTCTAACTATAAAGAGAATGCTATAAAATCTCTATTTTTAGCAGGATTTAATTTTCCTACTCTGAATTTTATTGGTAACCTAGGATACTCTTTAATAATTTTAATTGGGGCTATCTTTATGTTAAATGGAAAAATAACTCTTGGGGGACTTTCAAGTTTTGTTATCTATTCAAAACTTTTTAATCGTCCTATTGCTAGTATCTCTGAAGCATATAGTATAGTTCAAACTGTAATTGTAAGTGCTGAACGTTTCTTTAACTTTATTGATCAACCTGAAGATATTGAAAAAGGAACTTTGAATATTGACTTAAACTCTTTAGAGGGAAAAATTGAGTTTAAAGATGTTAATTTTTCATATAATGAAGATACTCCTGTATTAAAAGATCTATCTTTTAAAGCTGAACATGGAGAGATAGTAGCTATTGTAGGTCCTACTGGTGGGGGAAAAACTACCATTGTTAATTTATTAATGAGATTTTATGATATTACCTCAGGAAAAATTTTATTAGATGATAAGGATATTGAACTTTATAAGAAAAAGGATATTAGAAAACTTTTTGGAATGGTACTACAAGATAGTTGGCTATTTACTGGTACTATTAGAGAAAATATCAGCTATGGAAATAGTGAAATTGATTTTGACAAGGTTGTTGAAAGTGCCAAACTTGCTTGTGCTCATGATTTTATTATTAAACTACCTCAAGGTTATGATACAGTAGTTAGTGAAGATAATATGGTACTTTCTCAAGGACAGAAACAACTTATCACTATTGCTAGAATTATAGCTTCAAATCCTAAATTTTTAATACTTGATGAAGCTACAAGTGGTGTTGATACTAGAACAGAGATAAGATTACAAAAGGCTATCTCTAACTTAGTAAAAGGTAGAACAAGTTTTATTATTGCTCATAGGCTTTCTACTATTAAAAATGCTAATCTTATTTTAGTTTTAAAAGATGGACATATAATTGAACAGGGAACACATTCTCAATTAATGGAGAAAAATGGTTTTTATCATGAACTTTACAATACTCAATATATGTTATAA
- a CDS encoding IclR family transcriptional regulator produces MTTEKKVPAIEKADKIFKYLYYKDSATQSEISKELNIPKATTNRLLAVLTELKYLSFENKKYKLGEIFYFFSTKHERYTLIKNISYPYLEELSLKFKETFKISVLDEDKIRSIAKVESSDFIKISVSENAIFPLHAGAASKLLICQLSENRLNKLLDTTLPRYTENTITDREELKKELLKININKLSFDNMEHSKNIKAVAVPILDKKNRIIAAVSCPCFPDSLPDERAAKIIKEMRKACEEISKRLNYFDK; encoded by the coding sequence ATGACTACTGAAAAAAAAGTTCCAGCTATAGAAAAAGCTGATAAAATATTCAAATATTTATATTATAAAGATTCTGCAACTCAAAGTGAAATCTCTAAAGAATTAAATATTCCTAAAGCTACTACTAACAGATTATTAGCTGTTCTTACTGAACTAAAATATCTAAGTTTTGAAAATAAAAAGTATAAGCTTGGAGAGATATTTTATTTTTTCTCTACAAAACATGAGAGATATACCTTGATTAAAAATATATCCTATCCATATCTTGAGGAGCTTTCTTTGAAATTTAAGGAAACTTTTAAAATAAGTGTTTTAGATGAAGATAAGATAAGAAGTATTGCAAAGGTTGAAAGTAGTGATTTTATAAAAATTTCTGTATCTGAAAATGCTATTTTTCCACTCCATGCAGGTGCTGCAAGTAAACTATTAATCTGCCAACTAAGCGAAAATAGGTTGAATAAACTTTTAGATACTACACTTCCTCGCTACACTGAAAACACTATCACTGATAGAGAGGAGTTAAAAAAAGAGCTCTTAAAAATAAATATAAATAAATTATCTTTTGATAATATGGAACATTCAAAAAATATTAAAGCTGTTGCTGTTCCAATTTTAGATAAGAAAAATCGAATTATAGCTGCTGTAAGTTGTCCATGCTTTCCAGATTCTTTGCCAGATGAAAGAGCAGCTAAAATTATAAAAGAGATGAGAAAAGCTTGTGAAGAAATTTCTAAAAGATTAAACTATTTTGATAAATAA